In the genome of Microtus ochrogaster isolate Prairie Vole_2 unplaced genomic scaffold, MicOch1.0 UNK38, whole genome shotgun sequence, one region contains:
- the Tnfrsf14 gene encoding tumor necrosis factor receptor superfamily member 14 produces the protein MEPLPGWESSPWSQAPTANTFRLGLCVFLLNFLSCVAVEPLCKEEEYSVGDHCCPMCNPGYYVKRACSNWTGIVCAPCPPQTYTAHANGLSKCLSCGACDPDMGLVTWRECSSREDTVCRCIPGYFCETQEGDHCSTCNYFQDTVCADCPTGTFSPGGAQEECLPWTKCDAWYLKAEHGTSSTDATCSYSGLFYLVCGSILGVILVIGAIVVFYVIRKRSHTRPAAREVELLQRQEKDNTVKLPVLEVGSAEEETAFNHVSSA, from the exons ATGGAACCTCTGCCAGGATGGGAGTCTTCACCCTGGAGCCAGGCCCCCACAGCCAACACCTTCAGGCTG GGGCTGTGTGTCTTCCTTTTGAACTTCCTGTCCTGTGTCGCTGTTGAGCCCTTATGCAAAGAGGAGGAGTATTCTGTGGGGGACCACTGCTGCCCCATGTGCAACCCAG GTTACTATGTGAAGCGAGCCTGCAGTAATTGGACAGGCATAGTGTGTGCCCCCTGTCCCCCACAGACATATACTGCACATGCAAATGGCCTGAGCAAATGCCTATCGTGTGGAGCCTGTGATCCAG ACATGGGCCTAGTGACCTGGCGGGAGTGCTCCAGCCGGGAGGACACCGTGTGTCGCTGCATCCCAGGCTACTTCTGTGAGACCCAGGAGGGAGACCACTGTTCCACAT GTAATTACTTCCAGGACACTGTCTGTGCTGACTGCCCGACAGGGACCTTCTCACCTGGAGGGGCTCAGGAGGAATGTCTTCCCTGGACCAA GTGCGATGCATGGTATCTGAAAGCAGAACACGGGACCAGCAGCACAGATGCCACCTGCTCCTACTCCGGGCTGTTCTACTTAGTTTGTGGCAGCATTTTGGGCGTTATTTTGGTGATTGGCGCAATAGTTGTTTTCTACGTTATAAGAAAGAGATCACATACCA GACCGGCAGCCAGGGAAGTGGAGCTCTTGCAG aggcaggaaaaagacAACACTGTCAAGCTTCCTGTCCTTGAGGTTGGGTCTGCTgaggaggagacagctttcaaCCATGTGAGTTCTGCGTGA